Proteins encoded in a region of the Pseudomonas denitrificans (nom. rej.) genome:
- a CDS encoding phage integrase: MTARKDGKTWTADFYENGRSGRRIRKKGFATKSAAIRYEQDFFAVLGETGRPLDDRLSDLVKVWYDLHGCTLKDGKQRLARCQALAERLGDPQAFEFDSLAWARYRQRRLTEVKPETVNHEQRYLSAIFSELIRLGSWHKANPLANVRQIKTDQVELTFLTLDQVAQLLEECKASTNNHTYPVALLCLATGARWEEAESIARGAVHGGKVHYHRTKNRQSRSVPIPAELEQLMFKVGMPGTGRLFMSCRAAFRCAYERCGFQTPGQLTHILRHTFASHYMMGGGDILTLQRILGHSSITMTMRYAHLSPEHLESAMRLSPLAQSGVLIGKVASV, translated from the coding sequence ATGACCGCGCGCAAGGATGGGAAGACGTGGACGGCTGACTTCTACGAGAACGGTCGCTCCGGTCGCAGGATCCGCAAGAAGGGCTTCGCCACCAAGTCCGCAGCCATTCGGTATGAACAGGACTTCTTCGCCGTCCTGGGCGAGACAGGCCGCCCGCTGGATGATCGCCTCTCCGATCTGGTGAAGGTCTGGTACGACCTCCATGGCTGCACCTTGAAGGACGGCAAACAGCGCCTGGCTCGCTGCCAAGCATTGGCTGAACGCCTCGGCGATCCGCAAGCTTTCGAGTTCGACTCGCTCGCTTGGGCACGCTACCGGCAACGCCGTCTGACCGAGGTGAAGCCGGAGACCGTCAACCACGAACAGCGTTACCTGTCGGCCATCTTCTCCGAGCTGATCCGCCTCGGCTCATGGCACAAGGCAAACCCATTGGCCAACGTCCGGCAGATCAAGACTGATCAAGTCGAACTGACCTTCCTCACCCTGGATCAGGTCGCCCAGCTCCTCGAGGAGTGCAAGGCCAGCACGAACAACCACACGTACCCGGTCGCTCTCCTGTGCCTCGCTACAGGTGCCCGCTGGGAAGAGGCCGAGAGCATCGCCCGTGGAGCCGTGCATGGGGGAAAGGTCCACTACCACCGGACGAAGAACCGCCAGAGCCGCTCAGTACCGATCCCGGCTGAGCTGGAGCAACTGATGTTCAAGGTGGGTATGCCTGGAACCGGCCGCCTGTTCATGTCCTGCCGCGCTGCCTTCCGTTGCGCCTATGAGCGCTGTGGATTCCAGACGCCGGGCCAACTGACCCACATCCTCCGCCACACCTTCGCTAGCCATTACATGATGGGAGGAGGGGACATCCTCACGCTGCAGCGGATCCTGGGGCACTCGTCGATCACGATGACGATGCGGTATGCGCACCTGTCGCCGGAGCATTTGGAGTCTGCCATGCGTCTGTCACCGCTTGCGCAAAGTGGCGTGCTTATTGGCAAAGTAGCTTCGGTTTGA
- the ychF gene encoding redox-regulated ATPase YchF — protein MGFNCGIVGLPNVGKSTLFNALTKSGIAAENFPFCTIEPNSGIVPMPDARLDALAEIVKPERVIPTTMEFVDIAGLVAGASKGEGLGNKFLANIRETDAIAHVVRCFEDENVIHVSNSVDPKRDIEIIDLELIFADLDSCEKQLQKVARNAKGGDKDALVQKALLEKLIPHFSEGKPARSLMKNMGDDEKRLIRSFHLLTSKPVMYIANVAEDGFENNPHLDVVRAIAEEEGAMVVPVCNKIEAEIAELDDGEEKDMFLESLGLEEPGLNRVIRAGYELLHLQTYFTAGVKEVRAWTVRVGATAPQAAAVIHTDFEKGFIRAEVVAYDDFIQFKGEQGAKEAGKWRLEGKDYIVKDGDVMHFRFNV, from the coding sequence ATGGGATTCAACTGCGGCATCGTCGGCCTGCCCAACGTCGGCAAGTCCACCCTGTTCAACGCCCTGACCAAATCCGGCATCGCGGCGGAAAACTTCCCCTTCTGCACCATCGAGCCGAACAGCGGCATCGTACCGATGCCCGACGCCCGCCTCGATGCGCTGGCCGAGATCGTCAAGCCCGAGCGCGTGATCCCGACCACCATGGAATTCGTCGACATCGCCGGCCTGGTAGCGGGCGCCTCCAAGGGTGAAGGCCTGGGCAACAAGTTCCTCGCCAACATCCGCGAGACCGACGCCATCGCCCACGTGGTGCGCTGCTTCGAAGACGAGAACGTCATCCACGTCTCCAACAGCGTCGACCCCAAGCGCGACATCGAGATCATCGACCTCGAACTGATCTTCGCCGACCTCGACAGCTGCGAGAAGCAACTGCAGAAGGTCGCGCGCAACGCCAAGGGTGGCGACAAGGACGCCCTGGTGCAGAAAGCCCTGCTGGAAAAGCTCATCCCCCACTTCAGCGAAGGCAAACCCGCCCGCTCGCTGATGAAGAACATGGGCGATGACGAGAAGCGCCTCATCCGCAGCTTCCACCTGCTGACCAGCAAGCCGGTCATGTACATCGCCAACGTTGCCGAAGACGGCTTCGAGAACAACCCGCACCTGGACGTCGTGCGCGCCATCGCCGAAGAAGAAGGCGCCATGGTCGTACCGGTGTGCAACAAGATCGAAGCCGAGATCGCCGAGCTGGACGATGGCGAAGAGAAGGACATGTTCCTCGAGTCCCTCGGCCTCGAAGAGCCCGGCCTGAACCGCGTGATCCGCGCCGGCTACGAGCTGCTGCACCTGCAGACCTACTTCACCGCCGGTGTGAAGGAAGTCCGCGCCTGGACCGTCCGCGTCGGCGCCACCGCCCCGCAGGCCGCCGCCGTGATCCATACCGACTTCGAAAAAGGCTTCATCCGCGCCGAAGTCGTCGCCTACGACGACTTCATCCAGTTCAAGGGCGAACAGGGCGCGAAAGAAGCCGGCAAATGGCGCCTGGAAGGCAAGGACTACATCGTCAAGGACGGCGACGTGATGCACTTCCGCTTCAACGTCTGA
- a CDS encoding type II toxin-antitoxin system VapC family toxin — protein MILLDTNVLSELMRAKPDPAVVAWIDAQPAQDLLISSITVAEILYGIARMPEGKRRQALQDVAIAMFEEDFAGRILPFDADAAVHYAELAADSEAKGKIADMADGQIAAIARLHGVQIATRNVRHFESFGVPLTNPWGL, from the coding sequence ATGATTCTGCTCGACACCAATGTCCTGTCGGAGCTGATGAGAGCCAAGCCGGATCCGGCGGTGGTTGCCTGGATCGACGCTCAACCTGCCCAGGATCTGCTGATCTCCTCGATCACGGTGGCTGAGATCCTTTATGGCATCGCCAGGATGCCGGAAGGTAAGCGCAGGCAAGCGCTACAGGACGTGGCCATCGCTATGTTCGAAGAGGACTTTGCTGGGAGGATCTTGCCGTTCGATGCGGACGCCGCAGTGCATTACGCGGAGTTGGCGGCAGACAGTGAGGCCAAGGGAAAGATTGCCGATATGGCGGACGGGCAAATCGCTGCGATTGCCCGGCTTCACGGAGTACAGATCGCCACGCGGAACGTCCGTCACTTTGAAAGCTTTGGCGTCCCGCTGACTAACCCATGGGGACTGTAG
- the pth gene encoding aminoacyl-tRNA hydrolase, with translation MTAVQLIVGLGNPGPEYDQTRHNAGALFVERLADAQRANLSLDKKYFGLVGKFSHKGRDVRLLIPTTYMNRSGQAVAALAGFFRIPVEAILVAHDELDMPPGVAKLKKGGGHGGHNGLRDIIAQLGNQNGFHRLRLGIGHPGHSSLVSGFVLGRAPRSEQELLDTSIDSALGVLPEMLDGDWTRAMQKLHSQKA, from the coding sequence GTGACTGCCGTACAACTGATCGTTGGCCTGGGAAATCCAGGCCCCGAATACGACCAGACCCGGCATAACGCGGGGGCCCTTTTCGTTGAGCGACTGGCGGACGCGCAACGCGCGAACCTGTCGCTGGACAAGAAGTACTTCGGCCTGGTCGGCAAGTTCAGCCACAAGGGCCGCGACGTTCGTCTGCTCATCCCCACCACCTACATGAACCGCAGCGGCCAGGCCGTGGCGGCGCTCGCCGGATTCTTCCGCATTCCGGTCGAAGCCATCCTGGTGGCCCACGACGAACTCGACATGCCTCCCGGCGTCGCCAAGCTCAAGAAGGGCGGCGGACACGGCGGGCACAACGGGCTGCGCGACATCATCGCCCAACTCGGCAACCAGAACGGTTTCCATCGCCTGCGGCTTGGCATCGGCCATCCGGGGCACAGCAGCCTGGTCTCCGGCTTCGTCCTCGGCCGCGCCCCGCGCTCCGAGCAGGAACTGCTCGACACCAGCATCGACTCCGCCCTCGGCGTGCTGCCGGAAATGCTCGACGGGGACTGGACCCGCGCGATGCAGAAGCTGCACAGCCAGAAGGCCTGA
- a CDS encoding OST-HTH/LOTUS domain-containing protein produces MDEPAIDLTPLQNDIARKVGVCIIRLQQYEQGVKRLISTQEIGGSATTIRDNFAKRTREFADKTLGQVKNTLVSGFLNNAPDDETDNWGVGATESLLRVTIHAPLSGQKLQDTKDRLDSFVALRNELVHHFTERFNLQSYEDCQRALSYLDTTHAAIDEQHQELRGWEESAIRITKAAKELIQSPGFEDLLIFGIVDGQPHEWPKTVVVQYLKMIEQDFAVDGWTCLAEAIKTFQENWPEHTPKKYGCSSWRHLIHESRLFDLQRRRQHGSETGQIWFRSKPKSEIPPKPATVPMG; encoded by the coding sequence ATGGACGAGCCAGCTATCGACTTAACCCCCCTTCAAAACGACATCGCTCGAAAAGTTGGCGTTTGCATCATTCGATTGCAGCAGTACGAGCAGGGAGTGAAGCGACTCATCTCTACCCAGGAGATTGGGGGCTCCGCCACGACCATACGGGACAATTTCGCCAAGCGAACAAGAGAGTTTGCCGACAAGACCCTTGGCCAAGTCAAAAACACACTCGTCAGCGGCTTTTTAAACAATGCACCAGACGACGAAACGGACAACTGGGGAGTGGGCGCAACAGAATCTCTGTTACGGGTGACGATCCATGCACCGCTATCTGGGCAAAAGCTCCAAGATACTAAAGATCGTTTAGATAGCTTCGTGGCGCTCCGCAATGAGCTCGTGCATCACTTCACAGAGCGTTTCAATCTTCAGAGCTACGAAGACTGCCAGAGGGCGTTGAGCTACCTAGACACAACTCATGCCGCAATTGACGAGCAACATCAGGAGCTTCGCGGATGGGAAGAGAGCGCTATTCGGATCACGAAAGCGGCGAAGGAGCTAATACAATCGCCAGGTTTCGAGGACCTCCTCATTTTCGGGATTGTTGACGGCCAACCCCATGAATGGCCCAAAACGGTAGTCGTTCAGTACCTGAAAATGATCGAACAAGATTTCGCTGTTGATGGCTGGACCTGTCTAGCTGAGGCAATTAAGACATTCCAGGAGAATTGGCCGGAGCACACCCCAAAGAAATATGGATGTAGCAGTTGGCGGCATCTCATTCATGAATCGCGCCTATTTGATCTTCAGAGGCGCAGGCAGCATGGATCCGAGACAGGTCAGATCTGGTTCCGCAGCAAACCTAAATCAGAAATCCCCCCAAAGCCCGCTACAGTCCCCATGGGTTAG
- a CDS encoding DUF2523 family protein: protein MEWLSSFFDQIVLFLQWIWEFFTQGIYDFIKDGFVVATQWAMYSALQGFLFLLDVSYTVARELIDSLGVSNMVRSMYATLPGPLAAALQFLGVPQALNIMFSALATRFCMRFVPFIGR from the coding sequence ATGGAATGGCTATCCAGCTTCTTTGACCAGATCGTCCTGTTCCTCCAATGGATCTGGGAGTTCTTCACCCAAGGGATCTACGACTTCATCAAGGACGGCTTTGTGGTCGCCACCCAGTGGGCCATGTACAGCGCGCTTCAGGGTTTTCTCTTCCTGCTCGATGTCAGCTACACCGTCGCCCGCGAGCTGATCGACAGCCTCGGCGTGTCCAACATGGTCCGTTCCATGTACGCCACCCTCCCAGGCCCGCTGGCGGCGGCGCTGCAATTCCTCGGTGTACCTCAGGCACTCAACATCATGTTCTCCGCCCTGGCCACGCGCTTCTGCATGCGCTTCGTGCCGTTTATTGGGAGGTGA
- a CDS encoding acyltransferase family protein, with protein sequence MPNLPALDGLRAIAVILVMFFHSRAPFLKQGLIGVDVFFVISGFLITCLLRKELQQRADIKLRSFYWRRFLRLTPPLILLLVLYTLLAPRFWPWYDGHYRDVLLAASYLSDYSKALYDVPRMLSHTWSLAVEEHFYLIWPLLLLATRGVSSRSLLLGLIVLYVLGTYWRFWCFENQPWKLAYYRFDSRFTGLVLGAVIAIANGFQPPSGRVRLFALLALVPLVIAVGLLPDKTLLLQLGVTLVELASAAAILLALGGGAFSRLLGWAPLRYLGLWSYGIYLFHFPIFMYLRKAYGWQSALTVGTLITLLLAMTSYYTLEAWARKLRRKEGWKSGPKGTEAIGFANVSEPPQEISRD encoded by the coding sequence ATGCCCAACTTGCCTGCGCTCGATGGATTGAGAGCCATTGCAGTTATCTTGGTGATGTTCTTTCACTCAAGAGCCCCTTTTCTCAAGCAGGGCCTCATTGGCGTCGACGTATTTTTTGTGATCAGCGGTTTTCTGATCACTTGTCTGCTGCGGAAAGAACTTCAACAGCGTGCAGACATAAAGTTGAGGAGCTTCTATTGGCGCCGTTTCCTCCGCTTGACCCCTCCACTGATCCTGCTGCTGGTCTTGTACACCCTGTTAGCACCTCGATTCTGGCCCTGGTACGACGGCCATTACCGGGACGTATTGCTTGCGGCTAGCTATCTGAGTGATTACAGCAAGGCGCTGTATGACGTACCCCGCATGCTCAGCCACACATGGTCTTTGGCAGTCGAGGAGCACTTCTACCTGATATGGCCGCTGCTCTTGCTGGCGACGAGAGGAGTAAGTAGTAGGTCCTTGCTCCTGGGGCTGATTGTTCTTTACGTGCTAGGAACGTACTGGCGATTTTGGTGCTTCGAGAATCAGCCCTGGAAGCTCGCCTATTACCGGTTCGATTCGCGGTTTACGGGACTGGTCTTGGGGGCCGTTATTGCTATCGCTAACGGCTTCCAGCCCCCTAGCGGAAGGGTAAGGCTTTTCGCGCTCTTGGCTTTGGTTCCCTTGGTGATAGCTGTGGGACTTCTACCTGACAAGACGCTCCTTCTTCAGCTTGGGGTGACTCTGGTCGAACTCGCCTCCGCTGCTGCAATCCTTCTAGCGTTGGGGGGAGGGGCCTTCAGTCGTCTGCTTGGATGGGCACCGTTGCGGTACCTTGGCCTCTGGTCCTACGGGATCTATTTGTTCCATTTTCCTATCTTCATGTATCTGCGGAAGGCCTATGGCTGGCAGTCAGCTTTGACGGTTGGAACGCTGATTACGCTGCTTCTGGCGATGACGTCCTACTACACGTTAGAGGCGTGGGCGAGAAAGCTGCGGAGAAAGGAAGGTTGGAAAAGCGGGCCAAAGGGGACGGAGGCAATTGGTTTTGCCAATGTCTCGGAGCCGCCCCAGGAGATTTCGCGGGACTAG
- a CDS encoding zonular occludens toxin domain-containing protein, translated as MSIKIHHGPNGSYKTSGAIQDDAVPALKDGRVIVTNVRGFTLERAYTVFPDLPNTAQIINLDLESLADLEKMRTWFQWAPRGAFLIFDETQLLFPKSWRERDLEKFDFPGGPEAAHEADRPMGWLDAWTRHRHFNWDIVLTTPNISYIRDDIRMTCEMAYKHSNLAVIGIPGRYKEAQHDAQLNRPPADGTIVEYKRIKKQTFRLYQSTATGKTQDTKAGKSLLRSPKLVLLLALLAGTIGFVSYMGPLKVVGGGAQQNPDPAHPEQSTSPRPQGSAVPAQTPAAANRALPAGAVFGKSGVSTLPLAEHPFAGRQIAVAARVKGLVKGMQREMYMFVITDSEGRRLMLNSWQMGESGYGVKARSECVAELSYGEYHETIVCAGAFPRQAQPPAATPVELVAAPAAPPGPTLTIVPDSEYPARPWRTQ; from the coding sequence ATGTCGATCAAGATTCACCACGGCCCCAACGGCTCCTACAAAACCTCTGGCGCGATTCAGGACGATGCCGTCCCCGCGCTCAAGGACGGCCGCGTCATCGTCACCAACGTCCGGGGCTTCACCCTGGAGCGGGCCTACACCGTGTTCCCCGACCTGCCGAACACCGCGCAGATCATTAACCTCGATCTCGAATCGCTGGCCGACCTCGAAAAGATGCGCACGTGGTTTCAGTGGGCACCGCGGGGCGCTTTCCTGATCTTCGACGAAACCCAGCTGCTGTTCCCCAAGTCCTGGCGCGAACGCGATCTGGAGAAGTTCGACTTCCCCGGTGGCCCTGAAGCGGCGCACGAGGCGGACCGGCCCATGGGCTGGCTCGATGCCTGGACCCGGCACCGGCACTTCAACTGGGACATCGTCCTCACCACGCCCAACATCAGCTACATCCGCGACGACATCCGCATGACCTGCGAGATGGCCTACAAGCATTCCAACCTCGCGGTGATCGGCATCCCCGGCCGGTACAAGGAGGCCCAGCATGACGCCCAGCTCAACCGACCACCCGCTGACGGCACCATCGTCGAATACAAGCGAATCAAAAAGCAGACCTTCCGGCTGTACCAGTCCACCGCGACCGGAAAAACCCAGGACACCAAAGCAGGGAAAAGCCTGCTCCGGTCGCCTAAGTTGGTTCTTCTACTGGCACTGCTGGCCGGCACTATTGGCTTTGTCAGCTATATGGGGCCTCTCAAGGTCGTCGGCGGTGGTGCTCAGCAAAACCCTGATCCTGCCCATCCTGAGCAAAGCACTTCACCTCGTCCTCAAGGGAGTGCTGTACCTGCTCAAACGCCTGCTGCTGCGAATCGCGCTCTTCCTGCTGGTGCTGTTTTTGGCAAATCAGGTGTTTCGACTCTTCCACTAGCCGAGCATCCCTTCGCGGGCCGGCAGATCGCCGTGGCGGCCCGCGTGAAAGGGCTGGTGAAGGGCATGCAGCGCGAGATGTACATGTTCGTCATCACCGACTCCGAAGGACGCCGGCTGATGCTCAATTCCTGGCAGATGGGTGAATCCGGCTACGGGGTGAAGGCCCGCTCGGAATGCGTGGCCGAGCTGTCCTACGGCGAGTACCACGAAACCATCGTGTGCGCCGGAGCCTTCCCCAGACAAGCACAACCACCCGCAGCAACGCCCGTAGAACTCGTAGCCGCCCCAGCAGCGCCCCCAGGGCCAACGCTGACCATCGTCCCCGACTCCGAATACCCCGCACGCCCCTGGAGGACCCAATGA
- a CDS encoding FitA-like ribbon-helix-helix domain-containing protein, whose protein sequence is MASITIRNLDEDLKAKLRVVAANHGRSMEEEVRVILAQALSPKEKQGGLGSRIHARFASVGGAEIELPARKAKARAADFDE, encoded by the coding sequence ATGGCCAGCATCACGATTAGAAACCTAGATGAAGACCTCAAGGCCAAACTCAGAGTGGTAGCCGCGAACCATGGCCGCTCGATGGAAGAGGAAGTCCGCGTGATCCTCGCTCAGGCACTTTCTCCGAAAGAGAAGCAGGGTGGTTTGGGCAGCCGAATTCATGCCCGCTTTGCATCCGTCGGTGGCGCAGAGATTGAGCTGCCGGCACGCAAGGCTAAGGCGCGGGCTGCGGACTTCGACGAATGA